The sequence aacacatatCCTACCTTGAAAGGTCAACAAACCATCAAGATTCAACCCAAACTCAGAAACTCCTGTTAGCTCACTTTTTCTCTTCAACTGCAATTACTTATTATCAGATTGCTGTTCCTTCAAAATTCTGTCAAACAAAGTTGAGCGAAGAACCAATGCAAACAATTGAGCCATTGTACCTGGAGATACCAAAGTTATCTCATTCCTTTGCAAATCAAGCAACAATGGTTTTAAATTCATAGAACCCAATAAAGAACTCGACTTGCGACTCAAAGAatctgcaaccacattagctttaccagaatgatagctaatggtgcaatcctagtctttcacaagctccaaccatctgcgctgccgcatattcaattctttctaCAAAAACAAATagctcaaacttttgtgatccgtAAAAATCTCACACTTCTCACCGTAGAGATAatgccgccaaatctttaaggcaaaaaccacagccaccaactccaaatcatgagTGGGATAATTTTTTTCGTAttctttcaactgacgagaagcataagctatcacttTCCTATGCTGCATCAGTacggcacctaacccctgcttaGAAGCATCTGTACACACAACAAAATCctcagtaccacaaggaagtactaaaacAGGGGCAGAAGTCAACTTTTCTTTCAATGCTTGGAATGCTTGTTGGCACTCTATGGTCAATTCAAATTTGGTAGTCTTCCATGTCAAACATGTCAGTGGCAATGCAATCTTTGAAAAATCCACTATGAAACGTatgtaatatcctgccaaaccaagaaaacttctaacctctgaaactgtctttggaatggaccattgctTAATGGACTAGATCTTGGATGGATCTACCGATATTCCCTCTTTGGAaacaatatggcccaaaaacGTCACATGctctaaccaaaattcacatttctttaacttaGCATCTAATTGCTTATCCCTCAATATTTGCAACACGATCCTAAAATGCTCATGATGAAGTTCTCGTGTCTTagaatagaacaaaatttcatcaataaacacatgacaaaagtatccaaatacggcttaaagacaTGATTCaataaatcaatcaaaactGAGGGAGCATTGGTTAGTCCAAATGACATCaccaaaaaattcataatggccatacctcgttctaaacgCAGTCTTTTGTATATCCTCCCTATTCACTTTCAATTGATGATACCCGAATCGAAGGTCAATCTTCGAGAATACTGcggctccttgcaattgatcaaaaaggtcatcaattcgaggcaaaggatatttgttcttaacagttaccttgttgagttctcCATAATCAATACATAATCTCAAAGAtctatctttctttttcacgaataaaactggagctccccatggCAAAGAACTAGGACGGATAAAAACTTTTttctaatagctcctgcaattgattcttcaattctttcatctcaatcggagccattctgtatggagccttAGAGATTGGGACTGTACTTGGAATCAATTCAATAACAAACTCTACCTCTCGATCAGGTAATAATCCAGGAACATCATCAGTAAATACGTCATGGTAATTCTGAACCACATTAATATTCTGTAATTGCATATTACTTTCTTTTCGTACATCCAACACCGAAACCAGAAAACCCATACAACCCTTGTGCAATAATTTAGTATCTTGCGGACAAGAAATAATGGGAATACTTATCGATGAGCCTAGACCAACAAATACATCACTCTCATGGTCATCGGCTAAAAACTTCAATGTCTTTCCCACACAGTCAACCACTGCACGATAAGCAGAcaaccaatccatacccaatataacatcAAAAGCAACAATTGGAATAACAATTAGATAAGTAAACAATAATCTCGTACCCATTTGCACAGGACAGGCCTTAAGGATACTAATTGGACAAGTTTCATCTCCAGAGGGCAACACAATATTGAAATGTAAAGGCATGACAATAGGTTCAACAGATAAAGAGtgcataaacacttcagacTTAAAAGAGTGTGTCGCACCAGTATCATTTAATGTAAGTGCTTCCTTGCcagatattaaaatattacctgatatcacCGAAGAATCAGGATTAGCACCTTCTTTTGTAATTGCAAAAATTCTACCATGCACCTTTCCTTTATTTGAAGAAAGAAGGCATTTCTGTGCTGTGTGCCCCATTTCCTTGCATATGTAACATCGACCACTGACAACCAAACATTCTCCTTTGTGTGGCTTGAGACACTCAGGACACAACGGTCTCTCAGTATCCGAGGAAGGCAAATGAGGTTTATTACGCTGCTCcatcttgcctttccctttgtGGCCACATCGAACATTAGCACTTGCCCCTTAACCTCTTGCTTGAAAAGCTTGTCTTTTTAACTGTCGCTCCATCTCGATTTCTTGTTCATCATGCTCGGCAAGCAAGGCTCTCTCAACAATGTCTTGATATGTGACCACTTTTGACATGTGAACATCCCTTCTAATTTCTAGCCTCAACCCACGAAGGAAGTGTTCACCCTTATCTTTGTTATTCTCGGCTATTAAGGTAACAAAGATACATCCTTCCTCAAATTTCAAAGTGTACTCGTTGACATTCATAGTCCCTTGCCTCAACTCAAGAAATTCTTTGACTTTCTTGGCTTTGACTTCACTTGAGAAATACTTGGCATGAAATAAGTCTTTGAACTCGGTCCACTTTAGTTCACAAACATTGACAGTAACTTTGgtggcttcccaccaaataCGAGTTGCCTTCACCAACAAAAAGATAGAGCAACTCACCTTATCTCTATCATTGAACTTCAAATACTCAAAGATGGCCTCTAATGACTTGACCCACTCAAGAACCACTAGTGGATCAGGATCACCAATAAATTCAGGAGGATTCATCCGCCTGAACCGATCATAAGAACCATCTTCAGTGCTTTCAGTCCTGCCTTGACCCCTTCCTTGGCCACAACCCTGCATCGGGGTTCGCATGCTCAATAACTGTTGAATCTGTTCGtcatggactttcgcttgttcTTTTAATAACTTACTGAATTCATCTAAAACTTTGGCAGTCTTGTCAGTAGTAAGGGTCCTTTCATCCCCTTCGGGGTCCTTTCATCCCCTTCGGTGTTCTTTCTTACTGAATTCACAACAAAcattttcaaacttttatgcatattcattaaaaaaataatccaaaatatAGTCAAAAGCCATCACAAATTTTTCCCTTGGTTCATTTTACAAAATACATGTTCCTTAGGATTCCAATGTTCACTACAATAAAATAAGTGTGACATGACAAAAGTTTTCCCCTTATCTTCCATATGACTTCTTCCGCCTGGACAATTCATTTAATTCCTCcgtatcacctgcatcacatgatattaactggaatgagatataACTCAGTAAGTATAAAGctataaataacaagtacatatacataggcttgGCTTGAAACACGGCTATGGCAATGGCAATGAAAattgaataataccatcttcgataaacaataaatatcaatacaatatagatggtatctcttggcatgaattaaagaaaggaattgatagttctgtaacctgtgacctgtgataagtatctctttgatataaatatcaaaactgtgagagatacttaTAATCATGAAATTGGCCAATAACATGCATGCAAATACTATCAATTCTTTACTTTAACCATTGGGAATTCATTGAGGCAATTGAACAAACATATGGTAGGCACAATGGTTTACTAGCTCCTTTATCAATAAATTCAATGGTATTCCTTGATCAATGAATAAATAACAACAATTATATCAAGAACATAGCAATGAAAGGAGCTAGGAATCGCTCAAAATGGcttttgtacatatatatatcatgtgagcaaGAAGGGAAGCCTCTACTTACTGCCCAACAAGCAAGTGTTTGCTTGGATGATCTCAAagggattcc comes from Primulina huaijiensis isolate GDHJ02 chromosome 5, ASM1229523v2, whole genome shotgun sequence and encodes:
- the LOC140977651 gene encoding uncharacterized protein, yielding MRTPMQGCGQGRGQGRTESTEDGSYDRFRRMNPPEFIGDPDPLVVLEWVKSLEAIFEYLKFNDRDKVSCSIFLLVKATRIWWEATKVTVNVCELKWTEFKDLFHAKYFSSEVKAKKVKEFLELRQGTMNVNEYTLKFEEGCIFVTLIAENNKDKGEHFLRGLRLEIRRDVHMSKVVTYQDIVERALLAEHDEQEIEMERQLKRQAFQARG